From Streptomonospora salina, the proteins below share one genomic window:
- a CDS encoding MarR family transcriptional regulator — protein sequence MAVDTTQAPARERVARALAQRPEGTTAATLVEATGASRPSVSKALTALERDGHARRHRHEPEESERPLPDTWYPTAPASPPDDTAEERPQSAAEPRPCADDDAEPGEEAAAPPAASASDAEPEGAEPQPAVRRTRDGRPVARPGQLRALVAQHLIDYPDSEFTPGEIAKVLSRSAGAVANALEKLTATGEAHRTCDAPRRYQTRPQGE from the coding sequence ATGGCCGTCGACACCACCCAGGCTCCCGCGCGCGAGCGCGTGGCCCGGGCGCTGGCCCAGCGCCCCGAGGGCACCACCGCCGCGACCCTGGTGGAGGCGACCGGCGCCTCACGCCCCTCCGTCTCCAAGGCGCTGACCGCCCTGGAACGCGACGGGCACGCCCGCCGCCACCGCCACGAGCCCGAGGAATCCGAGCGTCCCCTCCCCGACACGTGGTATCCGACCGCACCCGCGTCGCCCCCGGACGACACCGCCGAGGAGCGGCCCCAGTCCGCAGCCGAGCCTCGGCCCTGCGCCGACGACGACGCCGAGCCCGGGGAGGAGGCCGCGGCCCCGCCCGCCGCGTCGGCGTCCGACGCCGAGCCCGAGGGGGCTGAGCCGCAACCGGCGGTGCGCCGCACCCGCGACGGGCGCCCCGTCGCCCGGCCCGGGCAGTTGCGCGCCCTGGTCGCCCAGCACCTGATCGACTACCCCGACTCCGAATTCACCCCCGGCGAGATCGCCAAGGTCCTGTCCCGCAGCGCGGGCGCCGTCGCCAACGCCCTGGAGAAGCTGACCGCCACCGGCGAGGCCCACCGCACCTGCGACGCCCCCCGCCGCTACCAGACCCGCCCCCAAGGAGAGTGA
- a CDS encoding AAA family ATPase, with translation MAPPAPDTPEAPGRLSSGQLRSLVASFLAANTGFHTPTEIARALDRSAGAVGNALRRLAEDGRARPAPDRPMRYEATATTADAAPPETRAAPAPESGRRPARPEPITRPGGTPYHPRALAEAPDVEVLARLRTAGLCPLLYGPPGTGKTALVEAAHPDLITVAGDADTAVADLVGEYTQNPDGTFTFAHGPLVRAMREGRCLFVDDATLISPPVLAVLYPAMDGRGEITIKAHAAEVVTAQPGFHVVCGHNPGVHGAVLTDALASRLAAHIHVSTDYDLARHLGVDTRAVRAARNLAHQHDLGEIGWAPQLRELLAFARLAEVLGLEAALANLAGIAPDPDRDAVIEALQSAFGRTVTPLSLGRQL, from the coding sequence GTGGCCCCGCCCGCCCCCGACACACCGGAGGCGCCCGGGCGACTGAGCTCCGGCCAACTGCGGAGCCTGGTCGCCTCCTTCCTGGCCGCCAACACCGGATTCCACACCCCCACCGAGATCGCCCGAGCCCTGGACCGCTCCGCGGGCGCCGTCGGCAACGCGCTGCGCCGCCTCGCCGAGGACGGCCGCGCCCGCCCCGCCCCGGACCGGCCCATGCGCTACGAGGCCACCGCCACCACCGCCGACGCCGCCCCACCCGAGACACGGGCCGCCCCCGCCCCGGAGTCGGGGCGGCGCCCGGCCCGGCCCGAGCCCATCACCCGCCCCGGCGGCACGCCCTACCACCCCCGCGCCCTGGCCGAGGCCCCCGACGTTGAGGTGCTGGCCCGCCTGCGCACCGCCGGGCTGTGCCCCCTGCTGTACGGCCCGCCCGGCACCGGCAAAACCGCCCTGGTCGAAGCAGCCCACCCCGACCTGATCACCGTGGCCGGCGACGCCGACACCGCCGTTGCCGACCTGGTCGGCGAATACACCCAAAACCCCGACGGGACCTTCACCTTCGCCCACGGGCCCCTGGTACGGGCCATGCGCGAAGGGCGGTGCCTGTTCGTCGACGACGCCACCCTCATCTCCCCGCCGGTGCTGGCGGTGCTGTATCCGGCCATGGACGGCCGCGGCGAGATCACGATCAAAGCCCACGCCGCAGAGGTCGTCACCGCCCAACCCGGATTCCACGTCGTCTGCGGCCACAACCCCGGCGTGCACGGCGCCGTGCTCACCGACGCGCTGGCCTCGCGCCTGGCCGCCCACATCCACGTCTCCACCGACTACGACCTCGCCCGCCACCTCGGGGTCGACACCCGCGCGGTACGCGCCGCCCGCAACCTCGCCCACCAACACGACCTCGGCGAGATCGGCTGGGCGCCGCAGCTGCGCGAACTACTGGCCTTCGCCCGCCTGGCCGAAGTCCTGGGACTGGAAGCGGCCCTGGCCAACCTCGCCGGGATCGCCCCCGATCCCGACCGCGACGCCGTCATCGAGGCGCTGCAATCGGCCTTCGGCCGCACCGTCACCCCGCTGTCCCTGGGCCGCCAACTCTGA
- a CDS encoding VWA domain-containing protein, with the protein MPTHIDPGARAPAAASGAWKRLSAALTTQAANLAERDDLIVTCAPGAGGGAPGCYIPDRAAIELDGTYLGCDPATCRPHRAADRARYAALWGVLCHEAAHAHHSRWRPDPAAPPATARAALLLEESRVEAAHLARRPADAPWLRAAVERLLLDDIIDPDTGHATPPATAAHAAHAAALLLARTDAGLLTRAETRPVAEAATAVLGPSRMAALAALWHRAHACADDDAATMMELGRAWGAITTATTGAGVGQDGADALAAALDAAAAAVAATRPAPPADDDPAPGRPPAAKTRPVFDTPPAHETVITGTRAPTRGEQADARRLAQTLGRAAHREPVTTTTSAPTPPGRLRMRAVLARQAQQAAGALPTAEPFTRTHRRPNPRPPLRLGIACDVSGSMDAAVGPVASAAYICARACTHLPSGSATATVAFNHDVHAVTDPRRPPTRVTEFTATGFDEDLATATDALDHALGLARPGAARLLVIVSDGRFDEDRRARAQQRLDRLGAAGCALVWLAVATRPDALDGTEVTVLDQAQEHRLPQVVGRAAARALAAA; encoded by the coding sequence GTGCCCACCCACATCGACCCCGGCGCCCGCGCCCCCGCCGCGGCCTCGGGCGCCTGGAAGCGACTCTCGGCCGCACTGACCACCCAGGCCGCGAACCTCGCCGAGCGCGACGACCTCATCGTCACCTGCGCACCCGGCGCTGGCGGCGGCGCCCCGGGCTGCTACATCCCCGACCGCGCCGCCATCGAACTCGACGGGACCTACCTGGGCTGCGACCCGGCCACCTGCCGCCCCCACCGCGCCGCCGACCGCGCCCGCTATGCGGCCCTGTGGGGCGTGCTGTGCCACGAGGCCGCCCACGCCCACCACTCCCGCTGGAGGCCCGACCCCGCCGCACCACCCGCCACCGCACGGGCCGCACTGCTCCTGGAGGAGTCCCGCGTGGAAGCCGCCCACCTGGCCCGGCGCCCCGCCGACGCGCCCTGGCTGCGCGCGGCGGTGGAGCGGCTCCTGCTGGACGACATCATCGACCCCGACACCGGCCACGCCACACCACCGGCCACCGCCGCCCACGCCGCCCACGCGGCCGCCCTGCTGCTGGCCCGCACCGACGCCGGTCTCCTCACCCGCGCAGAAACCCGTCCCGTGGCCGAGGCCGCGACCGCCGTCCTGGGGCCCTCCCGGATGGCGGCGCTGGCCGCGCTGTGGCACCGCGCCCACGCCTGCGCCGACGACGACGCCGCGACCATGATGGAGCTGGGCCGGGCCTGGGGTGCCATCACCACCGCCACCACCGGTGCCGGGGTGGGACAGGACGGGGCGGACGCGCTGGCCGCGGCCCTCGACGCCGCAGCGGCGGCGGTGGCCGCCACCCGCCCCGCCCCACCCGCAGACGACGACCCCGCCCCCGGGCGACCGCCTGCCGCGAAAACGCGGCCGGTCTTCGACACCCCGCCCGCACACGAGACCGTGATCACCGGCACCCGGGCCCCCACCCGCGGTGAGCAGGCCGATGCCCGGCGCCTGGCCCAAACCCTGGGCCGGGCCGCCCACCGCGAACCGGTCACCACCACCACGAGTGCGCCCACCCCGCCGGGGCGGCTGCGCATGCGCGCCGTGCTCGCCCGCCAGGCCCAACAGGCCGCCGGGGCCCTGCCCACCGCCGAACCCTTCACCCGCACCCACCGCCGCCCCAACCCCCGCCCACCACTGCGCCTGGGCATCGCCTGCGACGTCTCCGGCTCCATGGACGCGGCCGTGGGCCCGGTGGCCAGCGCCGCCTACATCTGCGCCCGCGCCTGCACCCACCTGCCGTCCGGATCGGCCACCGCCACCGTGGCCTTCAACCACGACGTCCACGCCGTCACCGACCCCCGCCGCCCGCCCACACGCGTCACCGAATTCACCGCCACGGGCTTCGACGAGGACCTGGCTACCGCCACCGACGCCCTCGACCACGCGCTCGGCCTGGCCCGGCCCGGGGCGGCGCGGCTGCTGGTCATCGTCTCCGACGGCCGCTTCGACGAGGACCGGCGCGCCCGCGCCCAACAGCGCCTCGACCGCCTGGGTGCGGCCGGGTGCGCCCTGGTGTGGCTGGCCGTCGCCACCCGCCCCGACGCCCTGGACGGAACCGAAGTCACCGTCCTGGACCAAGCCCAGGAACACCGGCTGCCGCAGGTGGTCGGCCGCGCCGCCGCCCGCGCCCTGGCCGCCGCCTGA
- a CDS encoding histone-like nucleoid-structuring protein Lsr2, which yields MAQQVQVLLVDDVDGGTAEETVSFALDGKSYEIDLNADNAEELRRSLTPFVESARKTRNTKAAGPKRKNQQSSSRERTAEIRAWAKQQGKQVNDRGRIPASIVAEYEAAH from the coding sequence GTGGCACAGCAGGTGCAGGTACTGCTCGTCGACGACGTGGACGGGGGCACGGCCGAGGAGACCGTGTCCTTCGCGCTCGACGGCAAGTCCTATGAGATCGACCTCAACGCCGACAACGCCGAGGAATTGCGCCGGTCGCTCACCCCGTTCGTCGAGTCCGCACGCAAGACGCGGAACACGAAGGCCGCGGGCCCCAAGCGCAAGAATCAGCAGAGCAGCAGCAGAGAGCGCACCGCCGAAATCCGCGCGTGGGCCAAGCAGCAGGGCAAGCAGGTCAACGACCGGGGACGTATTCCGGCCTCGATCGTCGCCGAGTACGAAGCCGCGCATTAA
- a CDS encoding DNA methyltransferase: protein MPRSSPQDAPPLAVWPCAQTPAEQQRREHRLTPPVAPAAPAMPPELTQRLVTELSRPGDLVADVMCGSGTLTLVAARARRRVVALDLEPECLAQTAAHLAYADDRASRQVLELVEGDARLAADLLTGHRIDLAVLTPPAPAAEHVPGDIPDSNLAALDGAAYTRALTDALAAVSARMRPGARLAALALHPGDDAPMAAWVPDLVQAAEDAGLDYRQHTIALTVPLVGDAIAAEPAPAEDPALGHHRPVHEHVLVFTKPARESAGTEAEQRR from the coding sequence ATGCCCCGTTCCTCGCCGCAGGACGCGCCGCCACTGGCGGTGTGGCCCTGCGCCCAGACCCCCGCCGAACAGCAGCGCCGCGAACACCGTCTGACCCCGCCGGTGGCCCCGGCCGCCCCGGCGATGCCGCCCGAGCTGACCCAGCGCCTCGTCACCGAGCTGAGCCGTCCCGGCGACCTGGTGGCCGATGTCATGTGCGGCTCGGGCACCCTCACCCTGGTCGCCGCCCGGGCCCGCCGCCGCGTGGTGGCTCTGGATCTGGAACCCGAATGCCTGGCCCAGACCGCCGCGCACCTGGCCTACGCCGACGACCGCGCCAGCCGGCAGGTGCTGGAGTTGGTCGAGGGCGACGCGCGCCTGGCCGCCGACCTGCTCACCGGCCACCGCATCGACCTGGCCGTCCTGACCCCGCCCGCCCCCGCCGCCGAGCACGTTCCCGGCGACATCCCCGACTCGAACCTCGCCGCCTTGGACGGGGCCGCCTACACCCGCGCGCTCACCGACGCGCTGGCCGCCGTGTCCGCGCGGATGCGCCCCGGCGCCCGCCTGGCCGCCCTCGCCCTGCACCCCGGCGACGACGCGCCCATGGCGGCGTGGGTGCCGGACCTCGTCCAGGCTGCCGAGGACGCCGGGCTGGATTACCGGCAGCACACCATCGCCCTGACCGTCCCTTTGGTGGGCGATGCCATCGCCGCCGAGCCTGCCCCGGCCGAAGATCCCGCTCTGGGCCACCACCGACCGGTCCACGAGCACGTCCTCGTCTTCACCAAACCCGCCCGCGAGAGTGCAGGAACGGAGGCGGAGCAGCGCCGATGA
- a CDS encoding TRM11 family SAM-dependent methyltransferase, producing the protein MTREEPSTPDGRPAWTTVWATGQRPAALQRRERYTPGSVDHPAKMLPATAAHAITAYTRPGQWVLDPMCGIGTTLIEAAHTGRNGLGIELEPAWADIARTNLAHAADQNAAGSGEVHTGDARTLPKTLAEQGWAGRASLLLTSPPYGSMTHGRVRTRRDGAGKVDKWAHRYSPTPEAAQLAYQKHDDLLDSVTRMLAAARALLEPGARVVVTVRPFRLRGRLIDFPGQVTRAARRAGLQPRERCVALLCGIREGRLISRASFFQMVETTRLRRSGLPVGVTAHEDVLILANPAPAAEERQ; encoded by the coding sequence ATGACCCGCGAGGAGCCTTCCACCCCCGACGGCCGTCCGGCGTGGACCACGGTGTGGGCCACCGGCCAACGCCCCGCCGCGCTGCAGCGCCGCGAGCGCTACACCCCGGGCTCGGTCGACCACCCCGCCAAGATGCTGCCCGCCACCGCGGCCCACGCCATCACCGCCTACACCCGCCCCGGCCAGTGGGTGCTGGATCCGATGTGCGGCATCGGCACCACCCTCATCGAAGCCGCCCACACCGGCCGCAACGGCCTGGGCATCGAACTCGAACCGGCCTGGGCCGACATCGCCCGCACCAACCTCGCCCACGCCGCCGACCAGAACGCCGCCGGCAGCGGCGAGGTGCACACGGGCGACGCCCGAACCCTGCCCAAGACCCTGGCGGAGCAGGGGTGGGCCGGCCGGGCGAGCCTGCTGCTGACCTCCCCGCCCTATGGGTCGATGACCCACGGGCGGGTGCGCACCCGCCGCGACGGCGCCGGCAAGGTCGACAAGTGGGCCCACCGCTACAGTCCCACCCCCGAAGCCGCCCAGCTGGCCTATCAAAAACACGACGACCTGTTGGACTCCGTCACCCGGATGCTGGCCGCCGCCCGGGCGCTGCTGGAACCCGGGGCCCGGGTGGTGGTCACGGTCCGGCCCTTCCGGCTGCGCGGGCGCCTGATCGACTTCCCCGGCCAGGTCACCCGCGCCGCCCGGCGGGCCGGGCTTCAGCCCCGCGAGCGGTGCGTGGCGCTGCTGTGCGGCATCCGCGAGGGCCGCCTGATCAGCCGCGCCTCGTTTTTCCAGATGGTGGAGACCACTCGCCTGCGCCGATCGGGCCTTCCGGTGGGCGTCACCGCCCACGAAGACGTCCTGATCCTGGCCAACCCCGCACCCGCCGCGGAGGAGCGGCAATGA
- a CDS encoding helix-turn-helix domain-containing protein, whose amino-acid sequence MKTEPLTREQVAQLPPVLDPPTAGRLLGIGRTSTYTLLAAGDFPAPAFRAGKRWRIPTAGVCRLLGLTYPPPPGPTEPDEQNQEEESDGHHA is encoded by the coding sequence GTGAAAACAGAGCCGCTGACCCGTGAACAGGTGGCCCAGCTGCCGCCGGTGCTGGATCCGCCCACCGCCGGGCGGTTGCTGGGCATCGGTCGCACCAGCACTTACACGTTGCTGGCCGCCGGCGATTTCCCGGCCCCGGCCTTCCGGGCGGGCAAACGCTGGCGGATTCCCACCGCCGGGGTGTGCCGCCTGCTCGGCCTCACCTACCCGCCCCCACCCGGCCCGACCGAACCCGACGAGCAGAACCAGGAGGAGGAGAGCGATGGCCACCACGCGTGA